AAATTTCAGGTAGGTTAGTCATTAGCAATAAATCTATAGAATAAGAGAAGTGTtatcagccatttttttttcagctcataaGCTTTATGTGTGTTTAGTTATCTAGGCAGAGAGAATAAGGACCAGGTGCTTGCTACTCTTATTTTGATAGGCTGTGCGTGGCTGACTTTGTGTTATATAGTTATTGTGAATGGTATATATTTTGGAGTAACTTGGATTTTTGTTTGGGTCCGTGTGCTTTGACAAAGCATGATAGTGTAAGGTGTATCCCTTCGAAGACTCCATCACTCcagttaattttttttccatcgttttactcttcctctctttttactcttattttttcatattaatCCAAAAGCTTGTTTTGTGGATTGTAAGACAAGACTAGGAATAAAAGATAGTATTTCTTTGTTTGTAACCTTAGAACCCCCTTTATGAATTTTTTAAATGTTTGGTAGGGTAGGCTCCTTTTGGGTGAAAAGGCCCTTTGTGATGCTGCGTCCTTTTCTGTCCACGTATGATGGTCCTTATAAATGGTTCATTCTTGCCCCTTGGATTGTGCGACCACCTCTTTCATCATGTTGTAATTTCATATATCGGTGGAATGTTCTGAGATATAAAGTGATGAATATTGATGACTGTAGAATTAATTTAATTTGTTTGATGGGTCTTCAAAGCCACATATATAGTAACTGATCTTTTTctaaactttctttttccattcgACAGGTATGTCTTCATTACTACTATATTTTTTCATGGGTTGTGAAATTTGTTCCTTCTCATTTCAGCCAATTGAGGTACCAGTTGCCTCTGTGGATGACGGTAATCCTGAAGCAGATGGAGATTCATGGAGGCTATGTAATGCCCTCAGTTCAAGTGGCCTCCTTCAACTTTTAGCATTTTATGATCTCAAGTCACTAGCATCTTCAGATCCTAGGAACTTTGCAAGACGTTCTCAAGTTTTTGCCATCAGTCAGCCAGgtccttacctttttttttttcttgatcaaGTCTATGCACACATTTCATATAAACATATGACTACCATCTTTCCTTTGAAGATGATCAAGCTTTGCaggaagtatgtatgtatatatgatgtgatttaTTGTTTAACTCCAGAACCCCTTTTTTGGGTTCCTACAGCTTCAAAGCTGTGTTCCAATAAGGAACATGGAAGTGATAGACTCCTCTGAAATGAGAAGTTTTATGACAAAACTttacttcatttcattcattgttgacttttcacttgcggtgtaactaCATACACATTGAATTAGGAaacactgtatatatgtaccttaTTGTCATGCCCCAGTGGTCCTTCTGTATAAGTTTGTTTGCTTTATCTAGAGGAGGGGATGGCTGAACAAGCAAGGTATGAATGAATTGGAGCAGTGGGTATACGTGGTGTTGTACTGTCAGTGGGCTCATGAAGTGCTCaagggaaaccaaagaaaggtctgtggagcttggcagTGGATAGGGGGTTTGGTTTAGGTGCACTGTACTCTCCGCCTAGGTATTGAAGGGTTAGCTACAAttgtatagtgagccagcacttgactggttgtcaagttgcattcctctgaccctggtagttgtctttcctttttgcctcgcccacacatggactactggctttCTGTCTACAAagacacaatctctccttgttacacataacactcaaCAGCACTTAACTCTTACAGCTCATTCTTCTTTACTCTAGATTTTTTTgcggtgagcactgtgtgcttgCTCTGTCTTTTGGCCaggtggtaggagcagtagatagctgtagtaggtaggagcatttaggcaggagcattaggtagaaacatctgGTAAAAGTAgtaagcaggagcattaagtagatacattggtagtattagtagtactcagaaggaatattaggtaggagcctcttcaGACACTgcgctaaagttgccctctgccggtagcctcttaagggtgaggcactaaaggctaagaagcagcactggagtgcactagttatggagactctattgccatggccacctccttgaaggAGTTCTAGttggaacatgcatcagagatatagatagatagatggaaactTCCTAAGGGTATTTAATTTGAGTTGAATGTAGTGCTGTTTTTGAGAAAAAGCACATGCTTTGCACTATATACATTGTAGCGTGTTTTACCTTCCAGGTGGCCATCCTCGGAACTGGTTAGGTATCATAAACCCATCCCTAAACCTGATTCGTAGATTCTGTGAACGGCTTCGACGACATAACTGCCCTGCAGATCTCCCAAAAGTCCCTCTACCATCAGAAACCATGACTGCTTCAACTGATGTCAACAAAAATGAGGTTGCTAAGCCACCACCTGTTCCATTGAAGGAAAGGGTAACCAAGGTATCTAGGATATTGCTGTTTCCCTGCTTCTCATCACAGAAAGTGTTTTTTAAAAAACACCCTTGAAGTTTTTGGTATTATTTGAGACTGATAACAATAAGTGTTTCAAATTTCATAGACAGACAGGCAAGTTGAAATAAAATACTATTTGCACTTATTCAAAATACAGAAGTCCAGATTTTGGTAGTTTTGCAACCACCAAGTATTCTATAGGTTAGCTGCATGTAGATGACATAAAGAGAAGATTGCGTATTCTCAAGTTTCACAAGTGGATGGTATTTTCACCATCTAAGGCCATTTTGCCCATTCGGTGTCAGAAATGTCTTGATCAGCAGAGAGGCAACTTAGCTGCTGCTAACACAAAGACTGCGGATAACAAGTTTTTAGTTGTGTCTTGATTTTATACAGCTGGACTAAACATTATTTGTCATTACCCTCCCAAGCTTAGTGTTGTTGTACCTGCTGCTATGACATGGTCGATTTGAACAATTATGGTGCCTTGGGCAAACCAAGGTGAATGCACCCTAATGCTTTGATTGggtagattttattgaaaaaactATAGAATTTGTGAATTGACTTCAAGTTTCAGCTGAGCTGGTTAATTTAGATCACGCATCAGCTGTGAGTCACAAGTTCATGTAGACCTTACACAGATATAGCCATATTTCACAGCATTATGGAACTTGttcttccccttctctgttcatattTTTTAACATCTGATTCTTAATTAATGTTTTTCATCTTCCAGTTTGTACTTGGCTTGAAACGGTATCCATTCTTTGGATATTTTTTATCTGACCTACCAGATGCCACCAATCGAAGTATCTTTGCTGAAGCGTTACCTGTCATATGGGCTGTTCAGGGTAAGTAAAGATATTGGATTAATAGTATTTATTGTTTAGAGTAGGATGTATGTttaagaagggaagggggagatcgGGAAGgttgtggaagaatggaatggaaGGGGCTTTAGGGTATTAGGGGTCTGATCACTTTAGAGGGTGAGAAGCATATATGTATTAGAATTAATTGGAGTGGTAttggtaaaccatagaatagCCTGTAGGGTCTGGCTGTAGATGACAGACTGTTTTCAGTACaggatacatgacagctagagtggatgtaTACAAATGGAGCTGCTGTTTGTTTGTTCTTCACGCTCCCTCATTAAGGTTGGAGAAGCAATTGTGTATAAAACAAAGCTTGTTGAGTACTTTGTGCCTGATTGCTTTCAGTAACTAAATTTTTTGTTTTAGCTCTCGGGGACCTAGTTGCAGCATCCTTCACAGAAGACAAGTATGGTGTGGTGCAGAAAAATATACCAGATGTTCTGATGGCCTTCACACAACTACAAAAGGTATATCATTATAACTAAAGAGAAGATATTCCTTGAAGAGTTTCTGCTTACCACTGTGTTTCTGCCAGACACATAACAGATTCattcatcttatttttttcttataattgcGCTCTAAATCTTTAATGAATCAAGAAAATGTAATGAaggtgtcaggaaggacagttgTGCCTACAAGTGTGAAGTAATTATGCATGAAAAGGGGGAGTTACAGAATACACATGGCTATAGTTTAattttatctgtatctctgattcccacctggaactccctcaagggtgtgGCCACTGCAATGAGATGGAGAAATTGTATAAGGTGcagtatttttttattcattatcacaGGACCTCTTTCTGAGAAAGAcccctggtgttatccaggataTCTTAAGAGAGACTCCTACAATTCTAGGCTGTGCTACTCCCAGCGGAAGGGAAGTGTGGATTCCTTTGGGGTGAAAAGATCTCTTATGAGACTttattcccagtgatacagccttttCAAGGTTAACTTTTCAGTCTTGGTGTAACCTTATGCAAGCAGATATATAAATGTGTTAGGCTGTAAAGATGCTAGGTTTGAAGTCTGTTAGTAGAATCTATCTTGTttatttccaaagaaaaaaaaatcaaaacagtgAAGTaggttttaattattttttttttaccccagaatatatgttttattttttgctttgtgcAGGTGGTTGACAGTTTGAGCCGTGTAACAATAGCAAGGAGAGCAGGCACAGGAGAGAGTGTACCAACTGAGCTGCAGCTGAGAAAAGCACTTCGATCAGCTGTTAGATCTGCATTGTATATAATCACTACCACCTTTGGAACAACTGTCCTGTAAGTTAATAGACATTACATTTTATTTctagggataggggtgagggAAAACTATCCTCATATATCCATGTTCCCTACACTTCCAAGATATACACCCTCTTAgtcattctcactcattctttctatatgtccataccatttcagcatgaCCTGCTTATCTCTGTCAGTTATACTCAgcttattaccacacgtctctcttacacaGTCATTCATTACACAATCAACCCAATTCACTCTACATAGTGTTCTtggacatttcattttcatcatgtccaccctcttccatacttttgCATATAGGGACCAAGACATGGACCCATATATCTGTCTGGACTGACATACTATAAACCACCTTTTTTGCCATCATTGCACCTAGGACCTTTGCTAAGTCTGGGAGGATGGGTGATGTAAGAATTGCAGCCATATTTAGATTGTATGGGGTCCTTGATGTGACTGAAAATTGAAAAGCTGGAAACAGAAAAGCTTGTCAGGTTCACTGAAAGAGGAATATATTTTAGGGaaacttattataagaaaaacatacataagtatacttgagGTCAATGAGGTTAGGGATCACCAGGCATTAATGGATTATCTACTAATTGATTGTTGTACAGAAGAAAGGCTTTTAGATCTGAAACTGCTTAGAAGGATGACAGAGTgaattcttatttttttatgGAGGTGCCTGTGAAAGTTGGTGATGGGTTGAGAAGAGGTATTAACTTAAAAATTATTTATTCTTCAGAGAGATGCAGGTATCATCTGAATGCCAGGGTAAACTGCGATCTTACTTGGAGTTCAAAGAAGGTTGAAACTACAAGGTGAACAAGAAGGAAA
This genomic window from Panulirus ornatus isolate Po-2019 chromosome 69, ASM3632096v1, whole genome shotgun sequence contains:
- the Ndc1 gene encoding nucleoporin NDC1, with amino-acid sequence MKLDELFASEVLLWRYVRALACLLLLQVVAPMAVCNLYHTVIAKGILNPVTVISNLLSSCILPTRLLHLVVPATCFVLLARVHIKSYTVSAWVPINRWEKWRRLLSLTVMIRSGLIMLACALLANFYTSLAHPDFPFLVIPCEPGDIMCYKRKSVIIFMGAYIGYRYAYRYFMANGNLVIPAPAHPRKLQLIKACLSLRSMREACDTHGASRLSFLSAICVYMVISIAVSLCNDGLWQDWLVIFDLTLMMMTLLATVLLAITLSLFSQVFHIFITEPIEVPVASVDDGNPEADGDSWRLCNALSSSGLLQLLAFYDLKSLASSDPRNFARRSQVFAISQPGGHPRNWLGIINPSLNLIRRFCERLRRHNCPADLPKVPLPSETMTASTDVNKNEVAKPPPVPLKERVTKFVLGLKRYPFFGYFLSDLPDATNRSIFAEALPVIWAVQALGDLVAASFTEDKYGVVQKNIPDVLMAFTQLQKVVDSLSRVTIARRAGTGESVPTELQLRKALRSAVRSALYIITTTFGTTVLEMQVSSECQGKLRSYLEFKEG